TCTGTCTATCAGGCTAAAATATTGGAAAATGCACCTAAAGGTAGCTTGGTAATAAAGCTTAATGCAACTGATAAGGATGAGGGACAAAATGGCGAAATAAAGTATTACTTTGGTAATATAGTTCCTCTTAACATACAGAAAATATTTGGAATCCATTCTGTGAGCGGAGAAATTATCACTCAGGAAATCCTGGATTTTGAAGATATTAATGTGTATGAATTTCAGGTTTCAGCCATTGACAAGGGCCCAGTTGGAGTGGAAACTCATTGTAAGGTCCTAGTAGAACTCGTAGATGTCAATGACAATGCTCCAGAAGTAACCATCAGGTCAATAAGCAGCCCTGTTGCAGAAGATACTAAGCCAGGAACTGTTATAGCTTTATTTGCGATATCAGATAAAGATTCTGGAGTTAACGGCAAAATAACGTCCAGAATATCTCATATCCTTCCATTTACTCTTCAAAACTCCTTCAACAATTATTACTCTTTGATTTTGAAAGAACCATTGGACCGTGAAACGGTGGAGCAATACAACATCTCCATCACGACCACTGACCAAGGCTCTCCTTCGCTGTCCACTACTACAGTCATCACAGTGAAAGTATCTGACGTGAACGATAACAAACCTCAATTTACTCAACCACAGTACATAATATATGTGACGGAAAACAATATTCCTGGAACCTCCATATATGCAATTTCTGCTGTTGATTCTGACTTAAACGAAAATGGTTCTATAAGATATTCTACTTTGGGGAGTGAAACTCACGATAACTTTGTTTCCATAAACCCTAAGACTGGTGAAGTCTATGCTTTGAAATCTTTTGATTTTGAAGACAGAAGCCATTTTCAGTTTCAAGTTCTGGCAGAGGATGGCGGTGTTCAATCGCTGAAAAACAACGCATCTGTTGATATATTTATAGTAGATGCAAATGATAATCCTCCCGTCGTCCTACCTTCTCCTTCTGGAAAGGAGTTTGTCTATACCGAGTCAATCCCTCTTTCTGCACCAGTTGGTTACTTCGTGTCGAAAGTAAGAGCGGTAGATATGGACAGTGGATACAACGCGTGGCTATCttatcatttacttcaaaacTCGACTTCCCTGTTCCACGTGGGGCTTTATACAGGGGAGATCAGGACAGTTCGCTCCTTTAGAGAAAATGAAGAAAAGCTTCAAAAACTGGCCATTCTTGTAAAGGATCATGGGAAACCTCCAATGTCTTCTACAATAACTCTTAATATTATATTAAAAGAAAATATAGAAAAGGAATTACCTGATTTCATTCAAGACTCCAACAATAACAGCAATATTTCTGATCTGAATCTTTATTTAgttatttccattgcttttatCTCCTTTTTGTTTCTCATAACGGTGATCACCTACACTATACTGAGAATGAGCAGAGCTAGGAGCAGCTTCATGGAGTATACTCAGCCTCCATGTCCAGGCACCGGTGGAAGCTGGTGCTACTCTCAAAACCAGCTGTGTAAGGTGAGACTTAGTGCAGAGGTGTCTAAAAGTGACTGCATGGTTTTTAATAGGCACTCTCTAAACTCTTCTGGAAATGAAGTAGAAAGCAAACCTATTCCTCCAGAAACTAATCAAGTGCTGGACAGAGGAAACTTGTTAGTCTCCATCTGCAATAAGGTAAGACAGGCTTTAAAAGTCAACATTTCATTTAAAAAGTAGTTTCAAATTCTTTTGTACATACATTGTCTCTTTCAACTTTGGACATGTTTACAATCTGCATCGTAAAGAGAAGAATACATTGTGTAAAATTAACTAAAAAAGGATCAATGGATGATTAtattatacttttaaaatcattCAATGAAATATTTGaatacttagggatccttttattaagctgcaataaCATTTTTAgtacacgcaggattttagcgagcactaaacctgtgttacgcagctagaactaacgccagctcaatgctggcattaaggtctagttcGTGTGGCAATTCAACGCATGCtataaccgctatcacagcttagtaaaaggagcccttaatggcgTTTTGTTTGTAAGAACAAACAATGGGTGAATTGGTCTTGGATCTACAGGTCAAAAGGATGATTTAGATGGGTTATGGGTCAGCACATTGAAAATATGACTCATCTATTTGAAATGGAGACTTACCTGTTCAAGTTCAGTTTCAAATATTACTTTCGAGTTTTCTATCCGTGTGCTCATTTTGATGGGGAACACATAGCAATGACATACCCATGGTTAGCAAGGTAATATAATTCTTGAGAATGACATACTCCTTGCTAAACAGTTACAGAATTAATTGTCATTAATTACATTCAATATATTATGGGATGATGATGGATAATGGGTAACGTAATCAATGGGCCTTGGGGCCGTGGCACATGAGTCAAATGGGTCATTGGTCAGCTTATATGACCCATAGCTTCGTTTGATTAAAAATATAATGCTCAGTGATAATAAAATAATTCTCTACTTGAAAAGAGCCGTACTTTTAAAGACCATGAGGGGGTCTACAATTTGATTTTCTTTTAATGGTTTATCTAAAAGAGCCATCCATTTCAGTCACTATTCAGATTTTCCATTAGGCAGTGATTAAGTTCCacattgagttttttgaaaattaaaataaaactttacaAGAGAAACAAAAGGATATGTTGTACTCAATTTGCTAAAATTTGCAGAATGTGGTCGAGGAATGACAATACTATAGGAGAAATGACTACCAGAATACTCGTACAGGCTAGTGATCTTTTACAAGCCAATTTAGTTCAACATAAAGTAAAGTCATATGAATTATATCCTTTCCCTACACTTTTCtatcataaattgtatttcttcccttatcTTTCTGTGTTATTGTTTTATAAttgttttgttttcatgtttttgttttttaaatttaattttaaatttctaaTTATTTGGACTTATATTTTATGGAAGCCGCTTAGCTGACACACGATTTGTGGgatatcaaaaattaataaacttgaaacctgaattGAAATATTAGATTCAAAGACAAAGCGAAGGTGTTTCAGGGAAAAATCAGCACAAGAAGAAGTATATTACAATTGAAACATTCAAGTGTGTAAACTTTCAAGGGGGATTGCTGGAGACTGGAATGATGGTGGTGCAGAAATTTCTGTGTTTGCCTTTCTGTTTCCATTTCTCAAGGATGATAAAAAGTTAAGTGCATTTCAAGCAGACTTCTTGATTTGATAGGATAGCACCATCTTTGGAAAAGGATGAAGAACCATCATTGCCAATCAGCTTCTATTAAATCTTTTCAGTACCTGGAGTCTGGAAGAATGATATAGGATCATATGAAAACTGAAAATTCTGCAAATTCAGACTAGTCTCGTTTATACTAAAGATTAATTTGTATTTACTGAGTATAAAGGAACATGTTGGAAAGAATCTGGATAATTGTGAATCCATTAAGACTCATTTTTCCATCAACAGAACTAggataaaactttaaaacatgaaATGAAATCCTTTAGAAAGACATTCTAGTCTGGACTTTTTTGAGAAATAGATGCGTATTGTAAAAGGGGAAAATTAACATAAAAGTCTTAGGGGCCCTTTAACTGAATGGATTTAAGGTAGGATTAATGCACAGAAACAGGCTACCAGGTGACCGAGTTAAGGGGTTTTATGGCTGAGTGTTTGTTTCCATATGTTAAATTATATGTTTCTGAATTTTCCAAAAGTATTAATTTGGGGGCATGGCATGGTTGCAGAATGGATGTGGAAACATTAACCATCCTACTGCATTATACATTCCATGTGCTAACTGGTTCACATGTTAAGGAGGTGGTAAATGCTCCTTTTTGTTAAATATCAGGCGGTCAGAGCCcagttctataaagtgtgcctaaaaTTTAGACACTGACTAGTGCggcactaagtgcaattctataaaagtgaagcacactttatagaatcatgcttagcatcaCTAGGCGTGCTTAGGCTGCACCAGGCATCCTAAttttatgaggggccgctgaaaagttcacagcccttccaacaaagttggggcagtctccatcgagttCTAgacacttacggcctcttttacaaagccgtgctagcggatgcgctgcgctaacggccccgaagcccatagagatttaaagggtttcggggctgttgccgcacggcagccgctagctcggctttgtaaaagaggccattagttcAGTGATTTCCCCCTTCttcattccatcagaaaaatatggaatgaaataaagtggaaaattgctggactgaaTATATAGCTTTTAATGGAGActgccctaactttgttggtcgggctaagaacttttcagtggccctttgTAGGcccaccctatttatgccagggttttcttcacctaaatacttgtgcctaattcacaaagagcCATCCTCACAAAATGTATGAATATAATCgaaatcaaaatcaaaataacAACTCTAACAAACTTCCAGTGATGTGATGAATCCCTAAATGGGGTGTCAGATTGACCAATTAAAGTAGAACACTTCACCAGTCTGTCAATTCTTCATTCGAATTGGTTTATCATAGTGatctatttatatttttttactttttgtgcTCTTTATATGTTTTTCATAGaaataaattaagtattaaaagtGACTTATCTTCTTTGAACTGTAGGTAATGTTTTGGATCATGttgtatagagcagtgtttttcaaccttttttgggcaaaggcacacttgtttcatgaaaaaaatcacgaggcacactggacaccaccattagaaaatgttaaaaaatttaactctctgcctatattgactatatataaagtaattctcttgaataggaatcaaataaacacaaagaaagtattttataattactttattacgaaataaaaattataaaaattataaaatactttattcagtgcgaaacctgggtctgtttggctgaacacaaagctgatattctggctggaatcgaagaaagacacacacatagctcttcgtcaacagctctcagtctctctctgtatttggtttttatagcatacaaaaatagacaaatataccctccatcctttttattaaaccacaatagcagtttttagcgcagggagctgcgctgaatgtccagcgctgctcttgacgctcataggctccctgcgctaaaaaccactattgcggtttagtaaaaggtgaccatattgtaaaatatagacagcagatataaattcagaactgtgcatagtaagtgaagggaagttttcatctctgggaatttacccagttaactattaagttatttgggcaaattcctttgaaaactgtggtaatactgcctccactttgctaaatttaaaataaaatcatttttcctaccttgtctggtgatttctggttgcactttcttcttctgactgtgcatccaatctttcttcccttctatcaacctgtatgctttctctcctccacacctcattccctcccccaactttttcttcctctctccctgacctttctttcttttttttcttctttccttctgtttccctgcctgccccctttctttctttctccctgccgttccccaagccactgccactgccgctgccatcggggaacaggacccaccaatggataacaggccccaaagccgacgccgacgcatgctctccctgacgtcaattctgcaatcggagaggaagttccgcccagccaggcagcgattggctggcccgaacttcctctccgactgcagaattgacgtcggggagaagaagacttatcggctcgatagattagatcgccaagacaaagtgagtcctgggtgattgactcactttgccttggcgagttactggcgcccctgcctcgggccccctgtcagctccgggccctgcggccctgcggcacaccaggcaacatctcgcggcacactagtgtgccgcggaacagcggttgaaaaacactggtatagagtATGTTTCTCCAGCGTTCAAATCAACGCTCCCCTCTGCTGGAGAAACatactctataccagtggttcccaaccctgtcctggaggaacaccaggccaattgggttttcaggctagccctaatgaatatgcatgaagcaaatttgcatgcctatcacttccatcatatgcaaatctctctcatgcatattcattagggctagcctgaaaacccgattggcctggtgttcctccaggacagggttgggaatcactgctctatacAACATGATCCAAAACATTACCTACAGTTCAAAGAAGATAAGTCacttttaatacttaatttatttCTATGAAAAACGTATAAAGAgcacaaaaagtaaaaaaatataaatagatCATTATGATAAACCATTGGGGTCGAATGAAGAATTGACAGACTGGTGAAGTGTTCTACTTTAATTGGTCAATCTGACACCCCATTTAAGGATTCATCACATCACTGGAAGTTCGTTAGAGTTGTTATTTTAATTCACAAAGAGACGCCTAACTCAGAAACACATCCATGATccgcccctaaacacacctactttagGTAGGCACGTTGGACTAGgaacctactttttatagaaccaTGTTTTTTGAGTTGggtgtctaactttcaattatgtcCAATTAAAGCTAATTAggaggtgttaagtgccaattactggtaccaattaagcctattgatcaattaagttaggcacctacattggttAGGTGTGCTGATGtacgtgcctaactttaggtggattaCATTGAATTTGCAAGTAAGTGCTCCAGTGTTAACTGATAGTAAGTACCATGTGTTAATCCAAATATTAATACACAACCTGCAATATAAAATTGTAGGAACCCCCATTCTTAATGTATCATTAATTCTGAGCTTGTTTTGGGTTaatgatttcaacctgctggatgctgactggaaagttccgtctgcggaatcagaaagaagtagggaggtcatggatgcctttcaaggggctctGTTCAGACAAATGATGATGGaccccacgagggaaaaagtgatactagatctggtgctcacaaatggtgaAAGTGTCTCCGATGTCCGAGTGTGGGCCtcggaagtagcgatcatcatatGGTTTGGTTCAATATAACAGCCTAAGTGGAGGATTTCAAACCTGCAGAAAGAGCTGATgggatgggaagacataagagaagtagaaaAACGGTGGCCCAAGTTGAAAGGTATAATAAAAAGAGCTGCAATAGAAAAAGCTACTgacttttatgtgaagaaaataaataaaaataagaaaaaaaggaaaccgataGGGTTTTTCAAACTAgtgctggaaaaaaaataaaagaaaaaagaattggtgtttgtgaaatattaaaaaaaaaccttaagaagaggagtacagagaGGAATATTGgataaaactgaaagaagtcagagagatacatctggcgaaagcgcaaacagaagagcaaatggctataaatttaaaaaaggtagacaaaagtttttcaggtatattagtgaaaggagaaagacaaaaaatggaattacgagactgaaagaaggtatggaATGGTATGGAGAGGTatgctatgtggagagtgatgaggacaaagcaaatgtgctaaatcaTGGTAAATGAATctaattgaattctttgactgggtgaccagggaATTGGATCAAAGAcatgcactagatgtaatttacttagatttcagcaaagcctttgacatggttcctcataggagactcttaaacaaactccatgagctgaagttagggcccaaagtggtgaactggattagaagctggttgatggaatttgctcagaggagggaaaggtgagtagtggagtgggaccgattctgttcaatatgttgtgagtgacattgctgaagggttagaaggtaaggttagcctttttgcagatgataccaaggtttgtaacagagtggacacctcggagggagtggaaaacatgaaaagggatctgcaaaagttggaatggtctaacatctggcaactaaatttcaatgtgaagaagtgcagagtgatgcatttggggctAGGAATCTGAGGGAACAGTATGTGCtggaaggtgagaggctgataagcactgatggAGAGAAGAACCTTGGGTGATTGTgtttgaggatctaaaggcagctaaatagtgtgataaggtggtggctgtagccagaaggatgctgggctatatagaAATAGGAATAAcaagcagaagaagggaggtgttgatgcccctatactgtataggtcattggtgaggccgcacttggtgtattgtgttcagtatctggtgaaggatataaaaagacttgaagtggtccagagggaGGCGATGAAAATGGAAAGgggtttgaacaaaaagaagaatgagaagagaccgaaagatctaaatatgtatactctggaggagaggagggatatgggaaatatgatacagatgtttaagtACTTGATAGGTATTAATATAGACtcaagagaagagaaaatggtaaaattagaaggcataatttgaggttgcagggagaaagactcaggagcaatgttaggaaattctttttcacggagagggtggtagatgcctcccgagggaagtggtggagaggaaaatggtgaaggaattcaaaaaagcatgggataaacatagaggatctctaattagaaaaagaaggatgtgaattaaagaactaaggctggtactggacagacttgcatggtctgtgtcccgtatgtgatgatctagtgtaggatgggctggggagggcatcaatgggaactccactaacatggaacatgaggatgttactggccagactttatggtagatatcctgcaaacaggatggttggataggctggagtgagcttggatggcaagtTCAGCTTTTGGaacctagtttcaagtttattaggcttttatataccgcctatcaaggacaataccaggtggacgttacattctatgacccagaaatgtcaaaaagagacaagttattttaatcatgtatttttaatgaaccgttcaggtctttatctgctgtcattgactatccccctcttttactaaggtgtgctagccgatttagcacatgctagcgattagcgcacactaaatgctaatgcacccattatattctatggatgcattagcatttagagtgtgctaatcattagcacatgctaaatcggttagcgcatggTAAATCGGttagagcgccttagtaaaaggacccctatgttgtATGTTACTATTATAGAAAGTTAAGCCCAAGACCTAAAAGCATTTTAGTAAAAAGTCATTACTATCATGCTTTTCTTAGTGGGTGAATTTCCCTTTGTAGCTaaaaaagggaagagaaaaatATACATTTATATGACTCAAAAAAGAAATTAGTGGTGTAATAGTGGATGTCACAGATGTATGAAAAATTATTAAGATGTGCTGGGGATTGGAAAACATTTCAAACATAAATTGACTAAGATATAAGATAACCCATAAGTCTTTCCatcttctataataaaaccctaagcgcacatgcgcacttagggttttgtgatccctgccactgtgCTGTATCCATCCGTGCCAAATTCCATTTCTGGCATGTGGGGCGGCTTGCGATGGTGATTTCAGCAgtggtttgactcctgcgctgccgggACACCTCTTCTCACCTCCCtcgaccagcaaacgcagcagccgtggggcatttgctaTAGCAatagccctgaggctgcctgggctagcagatgctggacagggggagaagggaaaggagaaggcctactgctggacagggggatcaggtaagaggtgttgctggatgggggaggggggtaaaggaagggagaaggcctactgctggacagggggagcaggaaagaggtgctgctggatggggggggtaaaaggaagggagaagggctactgctggagagggggagcagggaaggggtggtggtggacagttgaggaaagagagagagagaaagaaagacagaaagcggacaaggagagagagaaagaaagaaagaaagaaagaaagaaagaaagaaagaaagaaagaaagaaagaaagaaagaaagaaagaaagaaagaaagacagaaaaacacatctattctagcacccgttaatgtaacgggcttaaagactagtcagaaTATAAACAAACACAAGTAGAAGGAAAACATTCTATCTAGCTTTTGTTCCGGTCACAATGCATTCCCCATGACAATTTATCCCACACCCTCCCACAATACTCCTTATGAAGCCCTGGGATTCCTAACGATACTATTTTTGACGTTATGCACTTCATCTGATGGCAGCCAAGATCGTGGTTTTACTCTCGTCTGTCCATCCTTAAATGGAAGAACTTTGCTAATTATGGGATTAAGAAAACTATGTTAcatttctttcttagctgtcagAATAGTATTAAAGGTGGGCTTATTTCTTCATAGTGGTCGTTTAGTGTTTGAATTTGTATTAAACGATGGTCCTGATGTCTTTTTTTCTTGTACTAATGGAAAGATAGTTTTATAATGGTGTAATCATTATTATGTTTCACATCGACCTGTAACAACCTCATGAAAAGCAGTGAATAATGACAGTAAAGAAAATCTCCACACGGTGTCGCTGTCTATCCATCCACGACAGAATACAATTCCTGACACCAAAGCCCATCCTTCAACTAAGGACAAAAAAAACGTTGGCATTTTTATAAACTAGATCGCTGTAATTGTTTATTTCCCCCCTGTTCGTGATGCAATGTACTGAAAAGATTTAGCATATCGTCGATTCAAGGAaaggtatatatatatttcttgtcGTGAAGATATAGGAAATAGTTTGAAATCCCAATGGCGATTATTTCACAACGCTTGGAAACCTGGAAACAGAAATTCGTCTGttgcttgtttttcttttccttatcgGGTATCATTAATGGACAAATCCGCTATGCAATTCTAGAAGAACTTGATCGGGGCTCCTTTATTGGAGACATTGCCAAAGATTTGGGAATGGATATCAGCAAACCAAAATCTCGAGGACTGAAAATAATCTCCCGGCCCAGGAAAGAGTACATTGCGGTAAATATGGAAAATGGCTATTTATTTGTCAATGAGAAAATCGACAGAGAGGAGCTTTGTGGACAGAACTTGAGATGCTCTTTGAATGTAGAAGCTATAATAGATAATCCCTTAGAAATACATAGAATTGAAGtggagattttagatttgaatgaCCATTCCCCTGCTTTTCCGGTGAAAGATATGCTTTTTAACGTATCTGAATTGGCTTTGATTGGGACTCGTTTTCCGCTGGAGAAACCTCATGATCCTGATGTGGGAATTAATTCCCTACAAACCTACGAGTTCACTGCAAATGAATATTTTGAACTGAAGGTTCAAGAAAACAGCGATGGGAGTAAATCCGCAGAACTGGTGTTGAACAAGGCTTTAGACCGGGAGCTGCAAAGCTTCCATCAGCTCAAGCTAATAGCGTTTGATGGCGGAAACCCGAGGAAGTCAAGCGACCTTAATATTTTGATCAATGTTTTAGATGCAAACGACAATGCTCCTGTGTTTGATCAGGCTGTCTATCGGGCTAAAATATTGGAAAATGCACCTAAAGGAAGTTTGGTAATAAAACTTAATGCAACTGATTTGGATGAGGGACAAAATGGTGAAATAAGATATTATTTTGGTAATATGGTTCCTCTTAAAATACAGAAAAAATTTGGAATCCACTCTATGAGCGGAGAAATTATCACTCAAGAGGTCCTGGATTTTGAAGACATTAATCTGTATGAAATTCAGGTTTCAGCCATTGACAAGGGATCACATGGGGTGAAAGCTCATTGTAAGGTCCTAGTAGAACTCATAGATGTCAATGACAATGCTCCAGAAGTAAACATTAAGTCCTTAAGCACTCCTATTGCAGAAGACATAAAACCAGGAACTGTTATAGCTTTAATTTCAATATCAGATAAAGATTCTGGAGTGAACGGCAAAATATCATCTAGTATACCCAATATCCTTCCATTTACTCTTCAGAACTCCTTCAACAATTATTACTCTTTGATTTTGAAAGAACCATTGGACCGTGAAACGGTGGAGCAGTACAACATCTCCATCACGACCACTGACCAAGGCTCTCC
The nucleotide sequence above comes from Geotrypetes seraphini chromosome 18, aGeoSer1.1, whole genome shotgun sequence. Encoded proteins:
- the LOC117351849 gene encoding protocadherin alpha-2-like, producing the protein MAIISQRLETWKQKFVCCLFFFSLSGIINGQIRYAILEELDRGSFIGDIAKDLGMDISKPKSRGLKIISGPRKDYFAVNMKNGYLFVNEKIDREELCGQNLRCSLNVEALIDNPLEMHRIEVEILDLNDHSPVFPVKDMLFNVSEMAILGTRFLLEKAQDTDVGINSLQTYQLMANEYFEIDVQENKDGSKSAELVLKKALDRELQGFHQLKLIAFDGGNPRKSSDLNILINVLDANDNAPVFDQSVYQAKILENAPKGSLVIKLNATDKDEGQNGEIKYYFGNIVPLNIQKIFGIHSVSGEIITQEILDFEDINVYEFQVSAIDKGPVGVETHCKVLVELVDVNDNAPEVTIRSISSPVAEDTKPGTVIALFAISDKDSGVNGKITSRISHILPFTLQNSFNNYYSLILKEPLDRETVEQYNISITTTDQGSPSLSTTTVITVKVSDVNDNKPQFTQPQYIIYVTENNIPGTSIYAISAVDSDLNENGSIRYSTLGSETHDNFVSINPKTGEVYALKSFDFEDRSHFQFQVLAEDGGVQSLKNNASVDIFIVDANDNPPVVLPSPSGKEFVYTESIPLSAPVGYFVSKVRAVDMDSGYNAWLSYHLLQNSTSLFHVGLYTGEIRTVRSFRENEEKLQKLAILVKDHGKPPMSSTITLNIILKENIEKELPDFIQDSNNNSNISDLNLYLVISIAFISFLFLITVITYTILRMSRARSSFMEYTQPPCPGTGGSWCYSQNQLCKVRLSAEVSKSDCMVFNRHSLNSSGNEVESKPIPPETNQVLDRGNLLVSICNKVRQALKVNISFKK
- the LOC117351850 gene encoding protocadherin alpha-2-like is translated as MAIISQRLETWKQKFVCCLFFFSLSGIINGQIRYAILEELDRGSFIGDIAKDLGMDISKPKSRGLKIISRPRKEYIAVNMENGYLFVNEKIDREELCGQNLRCSLNVEAIIDNPLEIHRIEVEILDLNDHSPAFPVKDMLFNVSELALIGTRFPLEKPHDPDVGINSLQTYEFTANEYFELKVQENSDGSKSAELVLNKALDRELQSFHQLKLIAFDGGNPRKSSDLNILINVLDANDNAPVFDQAVYRAKILENAPKGSLVIKLNATDLDEGQNGEIRYYFGNMVPLKIQKKFGIHSMSGEIITQEVLDFEDINLYEIQVSAIDKGSHGVKAHCKVLVELIDVNDNAPEVNIKSLSTPIAEDIKPGTVIALISISDKDSGVNGKISSSIPNILPFTLQNSFNNYYSLILKEPLDRETVEQYNISITTTDQGSPSLSTTTVITVKVSDVNDNKPQFTQPQYIIYVTENNIPGTSIYSISAVDSDLNENGSIRYSNLGSETHDNVVSINPKTGEVYALKSFDFEDRSHFQFQVLAEDGGVQSLKNNASVDIFIVDANDNPPLVLPSPSRKEFVYIESIPLSAPVGYFVSKVRAVDMDSGYNAWLSYHLLQNSTSLFHVGLYTGEIRTVRSFREHEEKLQKLAILVKDHGKPPLSSAITLNIILKENIEKELPDFIQDSNSNTNISDLNLYLVISIAFISFLFLITVITYTILRMSRARSSFMEYTQPPCPGTGGSWCYSQNQLCKVRLSAEVSKSDCMVFNRHSLNSSGNEVEIKPTPPETNQVLDRGNLLVSICNKSYTWRTDSSIESKHQWWTVLL